The following proteins are encoded in a genomic region of Patescibacteria group bacterium:
- a CDS encoding trypsin-like peptidase domain-containing protein yields MFKKIIFSFLAIAIISLSLFLIKTEQRENVLANILFQEQTETISAIDQAKKSVVSIIKTEELTKIITDDLGQTQIDANFKQVSGGSGVIVSRDGLILTNKHVVDFGDKYSIILNNGKIYNGEVVARDPLKDLALVKIDEQNLPVIKFVNSQNLKIGQTVIAVGYAMGRYKNSVTKGIISGLHRDLIATDSKGKVESLSNIIQTDAAINPGNSGGALINLNGELIGVSVATELSGQNVGFAIPANSANKAVKSYKKYDKIIRPKLGVRYSMLNPTIEKFIGLPRKQGAWIHSNNALSVVPDSPAEKAGLLENDIIFEINAIKITEDLPLCEVVSFYEPEQTIGLKVQRGNKIIILKVILGSFE; encoded by the coding sequence ATGTTTAAAAAAATCATATTCTCATTTTTAGCAATCGCAATAATTTCATTGTCGCTGTTTTTAATTAAAACAGAACAACGCGAAAATGTTTTGGCTAATATTTTATTTCAAGAACAAACAGAAACAATTTCAGCTATTGATCAGGCAAAAAAATCAGTCGTAAGCATTATTAAAACAGAAGAATTAACAAAAATAATTACTGATGATTTAGGTCAGACTCAAATAGACGCTAATTTTAAGCAAGTGTCTGGTGGAAGCGGAGTAATTGTCAGTAGAGATGGTTTGATTTTAACAAATAAGCATGTTGTTGATTTTGGCGACAAATATTCAATAATTTTAAACAATGGAAAAATATATAATGGAGAAGTTGTAGCGCGCGATCCTTTAAAAGATTTAGCGCTTGTAAAAATAGATGAGCAAAATTTACCTGTTATTAAATTTGTTAATTCGCAAAATTTAAAAATAGGACAAACTGTTATTGCCGTAGGCTACGCTATGGGAAGATATAAAAATTCTGTTACAAAAGGAATCATTTCAGGACTGCATCGTGATCTTATTGCTACAGACAGCAAGGGAAAAGTAGAATCGCTCTCTAATATTATCCAAACAGATGCTGCAATTAACCCTGGAAATTCAGGCGGAGCTTTAATTAATCTTAATGGAGAATTAATCGGCGTTAGTGTTGCTACTGAATTAAGCGGACAAAATGTAGGTTTTGCTATCCCAGCCAACTCAGCTAATAAAGCCGTGAAAAGCTATAAAAAATATGATAAAATTATCAGGCCAAAATTAGGCGTAAGATATTCAATGTTAAACCCTACTATAGAGAAATTTATTGGATTACCAAGGAAACAAGGCGCTTGGATACACTCCAATAATGCTTTATCTGTTGTTCCTGATTCTCCCGCAGAAAAAGCAGGACTATTGGAAAATGATATTATATTTGAAATAAACGCAATAAAAATAACAGAGGATTTGCCTCTGTGTGAAGTTGTGAGTTTTTATGAACCTGAACAAACAATTGGGTTAAAAGTTCAACGCGGAAATAAAATTATTATTCTAAAGGTAATTTTAGGAAGTTTTGAGTAA
- the lysS gene encoding lysine--tRNA ligase has product MEIAVEINYTTSLRTLTLRLFFVKILLIKQLNNHTMIKSNERQDRIQKLENLKKLGIDPYPAKCRREYKISEIIDNFSKFKKKKSVFFIAGRLRNIRQHGNLTFANLDDGSGRIQIAISKKEIGADDYKIFIKNIDIGDFVQIKGSIFVTHKGENSVIASEFKILSKAILPLPDKWSGFTNREEQLRKRYLDILINSETKEIFKKRAIFWKVTREFLSEQGFLEVETPILETTTGGADAKPFATHHNALDMDVYLRISGGELWQKRLMVAGYEKTFEIGRIFRNEGMDSEHLQDYTQMEFYWAYADYQDGMKLVEKMYKQIAKKTFNTLKFKINNFNIDLEKKWETYDYSKTIKKHTGIDILTADIKEIEAKLKELSVEYDKKGFNISRAIDNLWKYCRKKIAGPGFLVGLPLEISPLAKKNVDNPKITQRFQPIIAGSELGNGYSELNDPLDQNKRFKKQAKLREAGDEEAQMDDKDFVTALEYGMPPTCGFGFSERLFSFLMNKPGRECQIFPLMKPKD; this is encoded by the coding sequence ATGGAAATTGCAGTAGAAATTAATTACACGACAAGTCTAAGAACTTTGACTTTAAGATTATTCTTTGTTAAAATACTTTTAATTAAGCAATTAAATAATCATACTATGATTAAATCCAATGAGCGGCAGGACAGGATTCAAAAATTAGAAAATTTAAAAAAATTAGGCATAGACCCTTATCCAGCAAAATGTAGAAGAGAATATAAGATCAGCGAAATAATTGATAATTTTTCTAAATTTAAAAAGAAAAAAAGCGTTTTTTTTATTGCTGGGCGATTGCGAAATATCAGACAGCACGGTAATTTGACTTTTGCTAATTTAGACGATGGGAGCGGAAGAATTCAGATAGCGATCAGCAAAAAAGAAATAGGAGCCGATGATTATAAAATTTTTATAAAAAATATTGATATTGGCGATTTTGTTCAAATCAAAGGCTCTATTTTTGTCACGCATAAAGGAGAAAACAGCGTTATTGCTTCTGAATTCAAAATTTTATCAAAAGCTATTTTGCCACTGCCTGATAAATGGTCTGGATTTACAAACAGAGAAGAGCAATTAAGAAAAAGATATTTGGATATTTTAATAAATTCAGAAACAAAAGAAATATTTAAAAAAAGAGCCATTTTTTGGAAAGTTACGCGAGAATTTCTATCTGAACAAGGATTTTTAGAAGTAGAAACTCCAATTTTAGAAACAACAACAGGCGGAGCAGACGCCAAACCTTTTGCGACACATCATAACGCTTTAGATATGGATGTTTATTTAAGAATTTCAGGCGGAGAGCTTTGGCAAAAAAGGCTGATGGTGGCTGGGTATGAAAAAACTTTTGAAATTGGCAGAATCTTTAGAAACGAAGGAATGGACAGCGAACATCTACAAGATTATACGCAAATGGAATTTTATTGGGCTTACGCGGATTATCAAGATGGAATGAAATTAGTTGAAAAAATGTATAAACAGATAGCTAAAAAAACTTTTAACACTTTAAAATTCAAAATAAATAATTTTAATATCGATTTAGAAAAAAAATGGGAAACATACGATTATTCAAAAACTATTAAAAAACACACTGGTATTGATATATTAACAGCTGATATAAAAGAGATAGAAGCTAAATTAAAAGAGCTTAGTGTTGAATATGATAAAAAAGGATTTAATATTAGCAGGGCAATTGACAATTTATGGAAATATTGCCGTAAAAAAATCGCGGGGCCTGGATTTTTAGTCGGGCTTCCTTTGGAAATTTCACCTTTAGCGAAAAAAAATGTTGATAACCCAAAAATTACACAGCGTTTTCAGCCAATTATTGCTGGTTCTGAATTAGGCAACGGATATTCTGAATTAAATGATCCATTAGATCAAAATAAAAGATTTAAAAAGCAGGCAAAACTCCGTGAAGCAGGCGACGAAGAAGCGCAAATGGATGATAAGGATTTTGTAACCGCTTTGGAATATGGAATGCCGCCAACCTGCGGATTCGGATTTAGCGAACGATTATTTAGCTTTCTTATGAATAAACCAGGAAGAGAATGCCAAATTTTTCCTTTAATGAAACCAAAAGATTAA
- a CDS encoding adenylyltransferase/cytidyltransferase family protein yields MSNTIKKVMIFGTFDKFHPGHINFLKQSEQYGDYLIVVVARDITVKKLKGKAPKFNEEERQKEIIKSALADEVVLGKFKNKYKLIKYFRPNVICIGYDQKYLVNGLSKKLKEFEMENIKIVRLKAFQPEKYKSSLI; encoded by the coding sequence ATGTCAAATACAATAAAAAAAGTGATGATATTTGGAACATTTGACAAATTTCATCCAGGACATATTAATTTTTTAAAACAATCCGAACAATATGGAGATTATTTGATAGTTGTTGTGGCGCGCGATATAACAGTAAAAAAATTAAAAGGAAAAGCGCCGAAATTTAATGAAGAAGAAAGGCAAAAAGAAATTATTAAAAGCGCTTTGGCTGACGAAGTTGTTTTGGGAAAATTTAAAAATAAATATAAATTAATAAAATATTTCAGACCCAATGTTATCTGTATTGGTTATGACCAAAAATATTTAGTCAATGGATTGTCAAAAAAATTAAAAGAGTTTGAAATGGAAAATATAAAAATAGTCCGCTTAAAAGCTTTTCAGCCTGAGAAATATAAATCATCTTTAATATAA
- the serS gene encoding serine--tRNA ligase: MLDIKFIRENKKQVKKALKNKNLNVDIDKLLALDKERRGLLVKIDGLRAERNELAKAGKKPSKKQIEQGKKIKEKILKIEKQLNKIEDDYNNLIYLVPNLYSDDTPVGRDESDNKIIKQYGKIPKFDFKVKDHMELGILHNIIDTKKSAVISGTRFNYLFGDAVMLQFALVQFVINVLTDKKIIKKLANQVGNPFDKPFIPVITPVIVKSEIMKKMDRFDPIDDRYYLKDDDSLLVGSAEHALGPLHINELMQEKDLPIRYVGYSTAFRREAGTYGKDTNGILRRHQFDKLEMESFIQPEYGLVEQDLIIAIQEYLTQQLKISYQLVLKCAGDMGKQDFRAVDIECWMPGQNKYRETHTSDYMTDFQSRRLNIKYKTKNNEKKLVHMNDATAFAIGRILIAIMENYQQKDGSIVVPEVLRKWVRKDIIKK, from the coding sequence ATGTTAGACATAAAATTTATTAGAGAAAATAAAAAACAAGTAAAAAAGGCTCTAAAAAATAAAAATCTTAATGTTGATATTGATAAACTTTTAGCGCTTGATAAAGAGAGAAGGGGACTGCTTGTTAAAATTGATGGATTACGGGCAGAAAGAAATGAATTGGCAAAAGCTGGTAAAAAACCAAGTAAAAAACAGATAGAACAAGGAAAAAAAATTAAAGAAAAAATTTTAAAAATTGAAAAACAACTAAATAAAATAGAAGATGATTATAATAATTTAATCTATTTAGTGCCAAATTTATATTCAGACGACACTCCAGTGGGACGCGATGAATCTGATAATAAAATTATTAAACAATACGGGAAAATTCCAAAGTTTGATTTCAAAGTTAAAGACCATATGGAGCTTGGGATTCTTCATAATATTATTGACACAAAAAAATCAGCTGTTATTTCAGGGACAAGATTTAATTATCTGTTTGGCGACGCCGTGATGTTGCAATTCGCGTTAGTTCAATTTGTTATTAATGTATTAACTGATAAAAAAATTATTAAAAAATTAGCAAATCAAGTTGGCAATCCTTTTGACAAACCGTTTATCCCTGTAATTACTCCTGTAATAGTTAAATCTGAAATAATGAAAAAAATGGACAGATTTGATCCTATTGATGATAGATATTATTTAAAAGACGATGATTCATTATTAGTCGGTAGCGCGGAACACGCACTTGGTCCTTTGCACATAAACGAACTAATGCAAGAAAAAGATTTGCCGATTCGTTATGTCGGTTATTCAACAGCATTTAGAAGGGAGGCCGGCACATATGGCAAAGATACAAATGGAATTTTAAGGCGACATCAATTTGATAAATTAGAAATGGAAAGTTTTATTCAGCCAGAATATGGATTAGTTGAACAGGATTTAATCATTGCTATTCAAGAATATTTAACACAACAACTAAAAATATCGTATCAACTTGTTTTAAAATGCGCGGGCGATATGGGCAAGCAAGATTTTAGAGCAGTTGATATTGAATGTTGGATGCCGGGACAAAATAAATACAGGGAAACACATACTTCAGATTATATGACTGATTTTCAATCAAGAAGATTAAATATAAAATATAAGACAAAAAATAATGAGAAAAAATTAGTTCATATGAATGACGCGACAGCGTTTGCAATCGGCAGAATTTTAATCGCGATTATGGAAAATTACCAGCAAAAAGACGGATCTATTGTTGTGCCAGAGGTTTTAAGAAAATGGGTTAGAAAAGATATAATTAAAAAATAA
- a CDS encoding pyridoxal phosphate-dependent aminotransferase: MFEKTKNINLSPIKKIEIMASKIPNVVSLAQGVPSFDTADVIKNKTIEMINKGIVSKYSLSPGLLELREAIEQELAKDKMFYDFETEILITAGAIEAITATLLTILDKNDEVLIPSPTYTSYQEAIKVADGIPVFVDLIEKNHWAFSIENFKKKITNKTKAILFCNPNNPTGTIYTKKQLIDLAELAEKNNLYILSDEVYKDFIYQEKEQNEFFSLAQITGLRKKIIRIFSFSKSHSMTGWRIGFLHSDASIVKEILKIHDSLITCAPVVSQYAALAALEYGNDAIKFYKQEYIKRRELICQRLDKLKKVFLYQKPNSAYFVFPDYSKFSELDSWKFSIKLLEEARVAVVPGIAFGPNGENHIRLSFGRTEEDINKAFDRMEKYFKI; encoded by the coding sequence ATGTTTGAAAAAACTAAAAACATAAATTTATCTCCAATAAAAAAAATTGAAATAATGGCAAGCAAAATTCCTAATGTTGTTTCTTTGGCGCAAGGCGTTCCTTCTTTTGACACGGCTGATGTTATAAAAAATAAGACAATAGAAATGATAAATAAAGGAATTGTATCAAAATATTCTCTTTCTCCTGGACTTTTAGAATTAAGAGAAGCAATTGAGCAAGAGCTGGCAAAAGACAAAATGTTTTATGATTTTGAGACAGAAATTTTAATTACAGCAGGGGCTATTGAAGCAATCACCGCAACATTGCTTACTATTTTAGATAAAAACGACGAAGTGCTTATTCCAAGCCCGACTTATACTTCATATCAAGAAGCAATAAAAGTCGCTGATGGAATTCCTGTTTTTGTTGATCTTATTGAAAAAAATCACTGGGCATTTTCTATTGAAAATTTTAAAAAGAAAATTACAAATAAAACAAAAGCAATTCTTTTTTGCAACCCAAATAATCCAACAGGAACTATTTATACTAAAAAACAATTAATTGATCTGGCTGAACTTGCTGAAAAAAATAATTTATACATTTTAAGCGATGAAGTATATAAAGATTTTATTTATCAAGAAAAAGAGCAGAACGAATTCTTTAGTTTAGCGCAAATAACTGGACTAAGAAAAAAAATAATACGGATTTTTAGCTTTTCCAAAAGTCACTCAATGACTGGATGGCGAATTGGATTTTTGCATAGCGACGCCTCAATCGTAAAAGAGATATTAAAAATACATGACAGTTTAATCACTTGCGCTCCTGTTGTTTCGCAATACGCGGCTTTAGCTGCCTTAGAATACGGTAATGATGCGATAAAATTTTATAAACAAGAATATATTAAACGGCGCGAATTAATTTGCCAAAGATTAGACAAATTAAAAAAAGTTTTTTTATATCAAAAACCAAATAGCGCTTATTTTGTTTTTCCTGATTATTCTAAATTTTCTGAATTAGACAGCTGGAAATTTTCCATAAAACTGTTGGAAGAGGCGAGAGTGGCTGTGGTTCCAGGCATTGCTTTTGGCCCTAATGGTGAAAAT